The DNA window AGTCCCGGAAGCTCGCGTTCATGCCGATGAGAATCGGAATGATCTGGAAACAGAGCAGGACCGCCGCAGCCGGCGCGATGAGAAGGAGCATGAAGCGCTCCTTCTCATCCAGTCCCCGTCTGGTGAATGGCCCAGCCATCAATTGGCCGTCGCACCATTGTGGATCATGTCTACCGATGCCTTCAGGGTCTGCGCTATATCCTGGCGGCTTCCCTTCATCGCGCGGATCAGCGTGTCCGAGTACATCTTGTGAACGGTCGCCCAGCTACGGAAATAATAAGCATCGTGCACGTGATCGGCCGTAAACAGGATGCCGTAGAGCTTGCGCCAGCCCGCATCATTCTTCTCCAGTGTCGGCCAGACCTTGGTGTTCGGCGGCGGACCGCCGGTCTGATTCCACTGCTCGATCTGACCATCGGCGTCGCCAAGCATCGCGCCAAGAAGCTTCTTCGCGGCCGCCTTGCGATCGTCCGGGATCGTCTTCGGAATCGACCAGCCCCAGACGTCGATCCAGGTCCGCACGCCCTTGTTCATCGGGCCGACCGGGAACGAAGCGATGCCGACCTTTCCGGCGACCGAGGACTTGTCCGGATTGTTGAATGTCCCCAGAAAGGTCGTATCCGCTACGGTGAACGCCGCGTCGCCGGCCTGGAAGATGGCGTTGGCTTCGTCGCGCGAGTAGGTGGTCATGCCTGGCGGGCTGATCTTCTTGTCGTTGAGCGCGTCCCACCAGAATTCGGCCGTCTGCAACTGACATGCCGAATCGATCATCGGTTTCCAGCCTTCGGCGGCCAGCTTGTTGTTGTCGCGCTCATAGGCCGGCGCGTAGATATCGCAGCCGTTATTCCAAAGGGTCCACCAGAAGCTGAAGAAGGTGTTGGTGTAGCTCATGCCGCCGACATAGCCCCACTTCACTTTCTTCTCGGACTGCAGCTTCTGGCTGATCTTGACCAGATCGTCCCATGTTTTCGGCAGCTCCGCCTCGGGGATGAGATCGGTCCGGTAGAACAGGATGCCGGCGGTCGTGGTCATCGACACCGCCGTTGTCTTGCCGTCGGCATTGTGGAACGGCTCGAGCTGCCCCTTCTCGACGTTCAGCGCATCCGGCACGTCATCCAGCGGCTCGAGATACGGCGCGAGATCCTGACCCCAATCGTCGTTGTTCCAGATGATATCGCACTGGTCGCTGGCACCCGACGTCAGCATCTGCGTGGTCTTCGGCAGATAGACCGCATAGGACGCCACGGTCTTGTTGAGCTTGATGCCCTGCTTGGCCGCCCATTTTTCCAGGATGGCGACGTTCGCCACCTGCACCGGGTGATTGATATAGCAGATGTTCAGCGTCGTTTCGGCCTGTGCGGATGCCGCGAAGCCCAGAAAAGCGAGAGCGCCGGCAAACGGCAGCACACGCAGGATGTGACGTCTCAAGCCCATGTCTTTTTCTCCCTCACGCACGCCGAATGCGACGGCGATGATGCGATTTTTTTGTTGATCGAGATTGACGAGAACTACGACGGGACGCCGACCGCTCCTTTGGCGTAAAGAGCCTGGAGCTGCCCGGCGTCGTAACCCAGCTCCTTCAGGATTTCCTCCGACTGCGCACCGAGCTTCTGCGGCGGCAGCCTCACCTCGGGCACCTCACCGTCGTAGCGGACAGGATGACTGACGAGCGTGATCGGCGAGCCGGTCGCGCCTTTGACGGTCTGGAAGCTCTTGTTGTGGGCGACCTGCGGATCGGCCACGACATCGGAATAATCGTTGACGGCGGCATGCCAGATGCCGCGTGCCTCCAGCAGCGTCAGGCATTCGGCCGTGGTTCGCTGCGCGAGATTCGCCGCGATCGCAGGCGTTGCTTCGTCACGCCGGCTGTAGGCTTCGTTGTCGGGAACGCGCTGATCCGCCGGGATGCCGAGCGCATCGCCAAGCACGTCAAGCGAGCCGAGCGAAATGGCGATATGACCGTCCTTCGTGGCATAAATGCCATAAGGCGCGCCGTAGTACCAACCCGCGATCGGGCCGGGCTGGCGCACGTCATCGGGCCTCTCGCCATTCAGATAACAGGTGAACGATTCCATCTGCAGGTCGATGGCGGCCGACAGCAGGCTGACATCGACACGACAGCCCTGCCCGGTTCTTTCCTTCTTCACGAGCGCGGCGAGAATGCCGGCGGCAAACAGCGCCGCGCCGTGATGATCGATCGCGGAGACACCAACGGCCCGCGGACCGTGCTCGCGCGTACCGGTAATCGTCGCAAGGCCCGACATTGCCTGAACCAGCAAATCCTGACCGGGCCGATTGACGTAAGGTCCGTCGGCGCCATATCCGGATGCCGCGGCGTAGATGATATCGGGCTTGATCTTCTTGGCCTCGTCGAAGCCCAGGCCAAGCTTGTCGAGCACGCCCGGCCTGAAGTTTTCGGTGATCACGTCGGATCTCGCGATCAGCTTCCTGGCGACCGCGATGGCTTCCGGCTTCTTCAGATCAAGCGTCAGGCTGCGCTTGTTACGGTTGCCGGTCAGCAGCAGCATGGTTTGACCGTCAACGCGCTTGTCGGCCCCGCCCCATTTGCGCTGAAACGCGCCATCCGGCGGCTCGATCGCAATCACATCAGCCCCGAGATCAGCGAGAAACTGCACGCCCACCGGGCCCATCAGGAAGTGGTTGAAGCTAAGAATTCGGATGCCTTTGAGGAGATCGACCATCGGTTTCTGCTTGGCTTTCGTCAGGCCTTGCCCATGAGGCATTCCAGCCGCGATTTCTGAAATCGTTTTCAGAACTAGCCACCCGGGCTGGCCGAGTCAAGCGCAGGTCGCCCTCCGGCTTGCCAAGCGCGACGCGGTCGCGCAAAAGGTATCGAGGTGAGATATACAGCGACAGCGGGCCTCCTCGTCATTTGGCAGCTTCGCTGGTCAGGTTTTTCGGCCCCGCCGGTTCGTCCGGACCTGCGCCGATGAGCGCGATCCATTTCGTCAGACACCAGCCCCGCGTGAGCAAACTGAAATGGACAAAAAGTCAGGCGCAGATCCCGGTCATCGGCTCAATACCAAGGTCAAGATCGAGGATGTCGCGCGAGAGGCGGCGGTTTCTGCCGCCACCGTTTCGCGCGTGCTGAACCACCCGGAAATTGTTCGTCCCGAATTGCGCGACAAGGTCGCCCGCGCCATCGCCAATCTTTCCTACACGCGCGACAGCGCGGCGCGCGCCCTGAAATCGGGCCGGATGCGGACCATCGGCGCGATCGTTCCGACGCTCGGGCTCGGTATTTTCGCCGAAGGCGTGGAAGCCCTGCAGAACCGGTTGAGCGAGAGCGGCTA is part of the Bradyrhizobium canariense genome and encodes:
- a CDS encoding CaiB/BaiF CoA transferase family protein, coding for MVDLLKGIRILSFNHFLMGPVGVQFLADLGADVIAIEPPDGAFQRKWGGADKRVDGQTMLLLTGNRNKRSLTLDLKKPEAIAVARKLIARSDVITENFRPGVLDKLGLGFDEAKKIKPDIIYAAASGYGADGPYVNRPGQDLLVQAMSGLATITGTREHGPRAVGVSAIDHHGAALFAAGILAALVKKERTGQGCRVDVSLLSAAIDLQMESFTCYLNGERPDDVRQPGPIAGWYYGAPYGIYATKDGHIAISLGSLDVLGDALGIPADQRVPDNEAYSRRDEATPAIAANLAQRTTAECLTLLEARGIWHAAVNDYSDVVADPQVAHNKSFQTVKGATGSPITLVSHPVRYDGEVPEVRLPPQKLGAQSEEILKELGYDAGQLQALYAKGAVGVPS
- a CDS encoding extracellular solute-binding protein, with protein sequence MGLRRHILRVLPFAGALAFLGFAASAQAETTLNICYINHPVQVANVAILEKWAAKQGIKLNKTVASYAVYLPKTTQMLTSGASDQCDIIWNNDDWGQDLAPYLEPLDDVPDALNVEKGQLEPFHNADGKTTAVSMTTTAGILFYRTDLIPEAELPKTWDDLVKISQKLQSEKKVKWGYVGGMSYTNTFFSFWWTLWNNGCDIYAPAYERDNNKLAAEGWKPMIDSACQLQTAEFWWDALNDKKISPPGMTTYSRDEANAIFQAGDAAFTVADTTFLGTFNNPDKSSVAGKVGIASFPVGPMNKGVRTWIDVWGWSIPKTIPDDRKAAAKKLLGAMLGDADGQIEQWNQTGGPPPNTKVWPTLEKNDAGWRKLYGILFTADHVHDAYYFRSWATVHKMYSDTLIRAMKGSRQDIAQTLKASVDMIHNGATAN